The Microvirga thermotolerans sequence TGATCTATGGCCTGCGCACGAGCCTTGCGGTCGGCGTCGTCAGCGGCGTCGTCGCGCTGGGGGTCGGCACCGCGCTCGGCCTGATGGCGGCCTATTTCGGCGGACGCGTCGATGCGCTGATCATGCGCCTCGTCGACCTCATGCTCGGCTTCCCGACCATCCTCGTAGCCCTGATGCTGCTGGCCACGATCGGCCAGGGCGTGGGCAAGGTCATGTTCGCCCTGGTGCTGGTCCAGTGGGCGCTCTTCGCCCGCGCCGTCCGCGGCGCAGCGCTCGTGGAGAAGGGCAAGGAATACGTAGAGGCGGCGGCCTGCCTCGATCTGAGCAAGGCCCGCATCCTCTTCGGCCACCTTTTGCCCAACTGCCTTCCGCCCCTGATCGTGATCGGCACGCTGCAGGTCGCGAACGCCATCTCGGCGGAGGCGACCCTGAGCTTCCTCGGCATCGGACTGCCGATCACCGAACCGTCCCTGGGGCTGCTCATCGCCAACGGTTACGAGGTTCTCATGTCGGGGCAGTACTGGATCAGCGTCTACCCGGGGCTCCTCCTGGTCCTTCTCGTCTTCAGCATCAACATCGTCGGCGACCGCCTGCGCGAGGTGCTGAACCCGCGGCTCGAGCGGTGAGGGGAGTGCCATGAGCGGTTCGACATTGATCGTCGAAAATCTCCAGACCCATTTCTTCACCGAGAAGGGCGTCGTCAAGGCGGTCGACGGCGTCAGCTTCGAGGTCGCCCGCGGCGAGGTGCTCGGGCTCGTGGGCGAGTCCGGATCGGGCAAGTCCATCACCGGCTTCTCGATCCTCGGGCTGGTCGATCCTCCCGGCCGGGTCGTGGGCGGACGGATCCTCTTCCAGGGACAGGATCTCGTCGGTCTTCCGGCCCATGAGATGAGGAAGCTGCGCGGACGGCGGATCGCGATGATCTTCCAGGATCCCATGATGACGCTGAACCCCGTGCTCAGCATCGGCACGCAGATGGTCGAGACGGTTCTCGCCCACGAAAAGGTGAGCGCGAAGGAGGCGCGGGCGAGGGCGCGCGACACGCTCGGCATGGTCGGAATTCCTTCGCCCGAGGAACGGCTCGCGGCCTATCCGCACCAGTTTTCCGGGGGCATGCGCCAGCGGGTGGCCATCGCCATTGCGCTCCTGCATCGTCCCGAACTCATCGTCGCGGACGAGCCGACGACCGCCCTCGACGTCACCATCCAGTCGCAGATCCTCGCGCAGATTCAGACGCTTTCCAGGGAACTCGGCATGGCGCTGGTGTGGATCAGCCACGATCTCGGGGTCGTGGCCGGCCTCGCGCACCGCATTGCCGTGATGTATGCCGGGCGCATCGTCGAGGCCGGGCCTACGGACGACGTGCTCGACCGCCCCGTCCATCCCTATACCGTCGGGCTTCTCCAGTCGGTCGCCGCGAACGTGCCGCGCGGCGCGCCGTTGAAAGCCATTCCCGGCATGGCGCCATCCCCGCTCCACCGGCCTTCCGGCTGCGCCTTCCGCACGCGCTGCGCCTTCGCGACGGAAGTCTGTGGGACCGAACCGCCTCTCGAGAGCGCCGGACCCGTTGCATGGCGCTGCTTCCATCCGCAGGTGAGGAGGGCCGCATGACGCCGCTGATCGAAGCTGCCGGCATCTCCAAGCGTTTCGTCCGCGATCTGGACTATGCCGAGCGGATCGCCCGCTTCCTCGGGGCCGACCTGAAGCCCCAGGTCGTCCACGCCGTCGATCGTGTCGACCTCAAGATCATGCCGGGCGAGGTGGTCGGCCTCGTCGGCGAATCCGGCTGCGGAAAATCGACTCTCGGCCGCGTCCTGGCGGGAATCATGCCCCAGAGCGACGGAGCGGTCTTCTGGAACGGCCGTGACCGGCGGGAGCTTCCTCCCAAGGAGGCCCGCGCGGCGCGTCTTTCGGCTCAGATGATCTTTCAGGATCCGATGTCGTCGCTCAACCCGCGCAAGCGGGTGATCGACATCGTCGGCGAAGCGCCCGTGGCGCACGGCATCGTCCCCCGGCGCGAAAAGGCGGATTATGTCGCCGGCCTCATGGAGCGGGTCGGCCTCGATCCGAACTACCGCGAGCGCTTCCCGCACCAGTTCTCGGGAGGACAGCGGCAACGGATCGGCATCGCCCGGGCGCTCGCGGTCAAGCCGCGGTTCATCGTCTGCGACGAGTCCGTCGCGGCCCTCGACGTGTCGATCCAGGCGCAGATCATCAATCTGTTCATGGAACTGAAGCGCGATCTCGGCCTGACCTATCTCTTCATCAGCCACGACATCGGCGTCGTGAAGCATATCAGCGACCGGGTTGCGATCATGTATCTGGGCCGCATCGTCGAGAGCGCTCCGGCCGAGGCGTTCTTCGAGCGGCCGAACCATCCCTACACGGTGGCGCTCCTCGACGAGGTGCCTTCCATCGCCAACCGGCGGCGCATCTTCTCGCCGATCAAGGGCGAGATCCCGTCGCCGCTCGCCCCGCCCGGCGGTTGTCATTTCCATCCCCGCTGTCCGCACGCTTTCGACCGTTGCCGGCGCGAGGCGCCGCCTCTGCGGGAAATCGCGCCGGGCCACATCAGCGCCTGCCATCTCAACGAGGCCCGTACACCCGGCGAGCGGCGCGAGAC is a genomic window containing:
- a CDS encoding ABC transporter ATP-binding protein, which produces MTPLIEAAGISKRFVRDLDYAERIARFLGADLKPQVVHAVDRVDLKIMPGEVVGLVGESGCGKSTLGRVLAGIMPQSDGAVFWNGRDRRELPPKEARAARLSAQMIFQDPMSSLNPRKRVIDIVGEAPVAHGIVPRREKADYVAGLMERVGLDPNYRERFPHQFSGGQRQRIGIARALAVKPRFIVCDESVAALDVSIQAQIINLFMELKRDLGLTYLFISHDIGVVKHISDRVAIMYLGRIVESAPAEAFFERPNHPYTVALLDEVPSIANRRRIFSPIKGEIPSPLAPPGGCHFHPRCPHAFDRCRREAPPLREIAPGHISACHLNEARTPGERRETAAAS
- a CDS encoding ABC transporter permease — encoded protein: MTAAVLRKPNSETLLGRALNGLLKSPKATVAAVVLVLLLLAAAVGPWLAPQNPYDLMQISIMDARLPPGSESVDGGIYWLGTDGQGRDMLSAMIYGLRTSLAVGVVSGVVALGVGTALGLMAAYFGGRVDALIMRLVDLMLGFPTILVALMLLATIGQGVGKVMFALVLVQWALFARAVRGAALVEKGKEYVEAAACLDLSKARILFGHLLPNCLPPLIVIGTLQVANAISAEATLSFLGIGLPITEPSLGLLIANGYEVLMSGQYWISVYPGLLLVLLVFSINIVGDRLREVLNPRLER
- a CDS encoding ABC transporter ATP-binding protein yields the protein MSGSTLIVENLQTHFFTEKGVVKAVDGVSFEVARGEVLGLVGESGSGKSITGFSILGLVDPPGRVVGGRILFQGQDLVGLPAHEMRKLRGRRIAMIFQDPMMTLNPVLSIGTQMVETVLAHEKVSAKEARARARDTLGMVGIPSPEERLAAYPHQFSGGMRQRVAIAIALLHRPELIVADEPTTALDVTIQSQILAQIQTLSRELGMALVWISHDLGVVAGLAHRIAVMYAGRIVEAGPTDDVLDRPVHPYTVGLLQSVAANVPRGAPLKAIPGMAPSPLHRPSGCAFRTRCAFATEVCGTEPPLESAGPVAWRCFHPQVRRAA